A region of the Mus caroli chromosome 7, CAROLI_EIJ_v1.1, whole genome shotgun sequence genome:
CTGGACCACAGGCTGAAATCATGTGCACTGGGCACAGTATTCAATATATACATGCCAGTGATTGTTGGTAGTGTGGAGAATGTGGAGTAGACAGAAgcatggaagagttggagaaagatGGTGGACTAACACACCAATCCTTATTCCTTTAAGTAGCTCAGTGAGATGCTATTGATCCTCTGAGTCCAGGAAGATGATTAAGGCATGAATCTGATTACAGAGGCAAGGGGAGTTTGTGTCAAGATCCAGCCTCAGCCTGGAGAGGTGCCCTGTCCAGAGCCTAGGTGTCAGACAAGGCCTCTAGTTTGCCATGACCATAGAAGAACAAGCTAGCCATATTGCAACATAAAATGGTCCGTGCCCCTGAAGACCACAGCAGTCATGTGATCTTTCTGGGAAGAGAGCAGCTTCCTGGACCCTGACCAGCACTAGTCTAGCACCATTTGCTAAGGACAGGTCACTTCAGGTCTGGGATGGATGTTATTGTGCTTAGGTGAAGTTTGTTCTTGCTCACTGGGTGAGGTAAGTAGACATGAAAGAGCAGAATTCTGGCAGCTGCACAGCCCGAGGACATTATCCACTTAGAGGAGATGAAACTGCATGGTGACCAGTGACAGTCTGTGCTGGAGGACATCAGACAGGGATGGGGAAAGAGCTCTGACCTTGGCTTCTCAAGTGTTTCTATCTGGAATGAGGGGCTCTTTGGGACTGGCTGAAATTGTGGTTTGGGTAGTTAATTGGCTCCAGGCACAAACATCATCCCCTGATCTGCCTGAGTTCTCCCTCTACCCTCTGCTCCCACTGGTGATATTGGTAGACAGCAACCCCCTGGGTAGCAGGACAGACAAGTTGTCCCAGTGTCATCAGTTCTACAAGTGTGTGTTGTGTTGCATGAAAGGAGGCTTGGTCACCTCCATAGCCAGTCCTGCTCAGGAAGCCAGTGTGGTTCTGCCTAATTGGTCCCTCAGGGACTGATTCCTCCCTGTGAGCACTTGTCTCTTCTATAATAGAGGATACGGGGCCCCTGGTCCTCACACCAATACCCTAATATCCCCTTTTAGTTAAAGATGTCACATACactctttaaatgtttttaatgtaatCTGGCTCTAATGAAagttgacgtgtgtgtgtgtgtgtgtgtgtgtgtgtgtgtgtgtgtgtNtgtgtgtgtgtgtgtgtgtgtgtgtgtgtgtgtgtgtgtgtgtacgtatgatGCTGAGAAGAAAATTTCTGGAGAGGACACCTGGGAAGATTCTTGCTGTAGGCTTACCATGTGAGTTTAATGTTGATTGCACTTGCATTTGAATATTAATGACCATGTTTTTGGTAATAGGTTTGGGTTAGGAGATCATTTAAGCTGCAATTTTCAAGACAGCTttgaaagcaattaaaaaaaaaaaaagaactgcctGGACACATAACATCATCATGCCTTCCCAGAACCTacctgtatctctgtctctgcctctctctttctcttttgttttttgtgtgtttattttttcttgctttattggTGCCTCTATGTCTTGCTCCATCTCTATCTTTATATCTGTCTCTAtatctgcccctccctcccttcctcctctgctttgggtgtgtgagagagaaaatctatttctgtctctcctcaTCGTTGCCTCACTGTCTTTCTGTCCTCATGCGTATGTCTCTCTCTAAATCTCTCTTTCCCtaccccttctttctttccttgttacCCTTCTCAGTTCTCATGTTGAAATATATAGTGTCTCCTGTGCCAGGGAGCTCATTCCGCAGGGTATGGGGTCCGGTATCTTCTAGCCACcctacacagtgacacagctTTGTAATATTTGGATAAGTATATCTACCTTCTAGACACTGCCTGAGGTAGGTCTGAGAGTTGAGGTCTAAGCCCAAGCTAGGAAATTGTTATAATGCTGGCTGTATATAGGTACATGAAAATAACAATAATCTTCAAAAATGAACACAATCTAGTGAACTATCTGCAAATGTAAACTCTGAGCTCCAGGGCTCCTAAGTTTAAGCAATACTTTATACAAGAGGGTGCACAAtctaataatatttatattcGTACACGTACTTGTACTCATACACGTTCAAGCACACTCTGTTTAAGGCTTTTGAACTCAGCCATAGAGTTTTAGCTTTGAGACAATATGTGGCTGCCAGGATACAGGGGTGAGACACGACTCAGTCCTGCCTGGTGCCCTACTTCAGAGCCATACTTGAAAGCCTTTGATTCCCAGCTCTAGTGATACACACATGGACAACTATGGTTTGTATAGGTAAGTCACCCCCTGCCCAGGGAAGACCTTGGTTGATGGTGTTTTACATGGCCAGGTGAGGGACATTTTGTCAtctttcttattccttctctGTTCCCACCCACTGTCTGAGAGCTCATGAATAGAAGGTAACCACACCTCTCCCATGTTACCaggacagactgatttccatccTGAGGGGTATTCCCATTCCTGTTCCATACTCCTTGAAGTCTGGGGAAACAAGAGTCCCAGTGGAGAAAGATCCTGCATCTCTAAGGTTTATGAGTAGCCACATCAGTCTCCTAGAAGTCTTGTATCTAGAATGACacctgcagccttggctggcaCAGAATTCTGTCCTTACCCCGATGTAATACTGAGGTTTGGGCTCTAGGTAGGTCTCAACACATCTGCATTGGGTCGTTAGCACAAATTGGAACTGGAGCATGTCTTTCATCTTCGGATCCTATCAGATCTGCCACAGAAAACCCACTACCCCTGGATCCTGAGATCTCTCCAGCTTTATGATGAATGGGACACTGGTCACTGAGTTCCTCATCCTGGGATTCTCAGAAATGCCTCACCTTCGGGTACCACTTCTCTTCAGCTTCCTCTGCCTATACATGGCTGCAATCTCAGGAAACTTGCTCATTATGGTGACAATCAGTGCCAGCCCAGCCTTGCAtacccccatgtacttcttcctggtCAACTTGGCCATGGTGGACATCCTCTGCACCTCCACCATCCTACCCAAACTACTGGACAGCATGATGACAGGAAGGACCATCTCTTACGGGGGCTGCATGGCCCAGCTCTTCTTCTTCACATGGTCACTGGGAGCAGAGCTTCTGCTCTTCTCAGCTATGGCCTATGACCGCTTTGTGGCCATCTGCTGTCCCCTACACTACAGTGCTTGGATGGGCCCCAGGGTGTGTGCATTCCTGGCTGGCATTGTCTGGACTATCAGCCTGACTAACACCAGTGTGCACACAGGCCTGATGTTGCGTCTACCATTCTGCAGCTCCAATGTTATAGAGCACTTTTTCTGTGAGATTCCCCCACTGTTGAAGCTTTCCTGTGCTCCAACACAATTGAATGAGGCCATGGCCTTTGCTGCAGATGTGTTCCTGGCTGTAGGGAACTTCTCTGTGACAATCCTCTCCTATGGCTTTATTGTGGCCAGCATCCTGAAGATCCGCTCAGCTGAGGGCAAGCGACGGGCCTTCTCCACCTGCTCTGCACACCTCATTGTGGTCACCATGTACTACTCCACTGTCATCTACACCTACATTCGCCCTTCATCCAGCTACTCACTGAACAAGGACAAGGTGGTATCCATCATCTACACCTCAGTGGCACCCACCTTGAACCCCCTCATCTACACTCTGAGGAACAAGGATGTCAAAGTTGCACTCCGGAGACTTCTCTCCTGCTGCTGAGCCTGTGCCAGCATCACTGCCTTCAGCCCTGCTGGACTGGGGGATCACAGGTTTGGTAGAGGTCTCTGTTCCTTTCCTGAGGACACATTTTGTTGAGCCACAAGGGACAAGTGTTCAACTGCTGCCCTTTAGGGAGGAGAAGCCCTGAAGAAACACTTGATACTTTGTAGGATCATGGAGTATCCAGGAGGTTATAGATCTCAGTGGTTAAATGATTTCCCTAAAACATCCTATGCGGGTGTAGCCTATTCCTAGCCCCCTCTGCTTATAGCCGTTACATGAGCCAGGAGCTCTGGGTAGACACTGCCTTATGCCTGTGTTCCCTTTTTACCCAAAAAGGTTACTCAGCCTTGGTTGTGGCTGGCATGTAGGTAGGGGACCTGGGGGTCTCAAGTGTTCTGGGAGTTTACGACAATTGGTATTATCATAAGTATTTCACTTATGATAaatctgaaaatttttatttcctttcagatttTAGTATATCTCTGAAAGGGATTTTTCAGGAAAATGCTTGCCATGCTGTGGGCATACTATGGCAGTGTGTGATATGATAAGGCCTGCCTTGGCCTTCCATCTTGTCCAATATGAACCATCAATGCTTAGAAGCAGCTTCCCTGGCAAAACTGGCTCTCATCCAGGAGGGTGTCAGCAGAAGTTTGCTAGATGCTTAAGAGTTCTTGGTGCCAGGGCCTTTTAATTTCCACTGTGAAGTAATGCAGCAGGGCTGCTGTGTGCCTGGGCCGTGTTGTTTTGGAAGATGTGACCAGAAAGGGAGCAGTGAGAGGAACACAGCTGCTGTCCTTCAGGAGCTGTTCACTTCTTGGAACATTCAAAAACCTTCAATGGCCCATCCCAATTCTCGCTTATGCTGTGGCTGCCTTAAGGTCATAGGCTAAACTATGATGGCCTTTTGACCTCTTTGCCTCCTCCTCGTTGACTCATGTTCCCCtcaatattgtttttgtttcttttcaatattCGTTGAATTAACTAAATAATTattgcatttaaaattatttttaattttacatatgtgtatagtaTTTTTAGCATGTCCCCTTCTCCTTCTAACCCTTCTTATGAGCTCTTCTTTCAACCCCATGGCTTCTTTTATTAGTGCtgcctttacatatatatatatatatgaataaatatgcaaataaaacctGCTAAGTCTATTTAGagttattcatatgtatatgcatttagagctgaccacttggtactAGACAACAAATTAGGGGGCTAGTCCATGGGGAAGACTGATTCTCTTTGTGTGCAGTCATTAATTGTCTATAGCTCCTCAGATTCCCACCATCTATGTTACCATGCCAACTGGAGTTGCCATTGTTCAAGTCTGCTTACGTGGCCATTTAATTGAAGCTTCATGGATACAGTTTCCTTAACTTATGTTAAAGACACAATGTTGCAGCAGACATCTTTTTTCTCTGGGTCATAATTTTGCCACTCCTTCTCTGATGTTCTTGAGATGTAGATAAAGGTTGTGTTGTAGGGCTAGGCAACTCACAGTCAATTGATCTCTGTATTTTGATAAGTTATGGCTTTCTTATTGGTCTCTGTCTGCTGAAAAAAGAATCTTCCTTGATGAGGAGTGAGAGCTACACCTATCTGTGTGCATAAGGATATTATGACAACTACAGTGAGAGATTATATTGGTTTGGAAAAGTAGCATTAGTAGGTTCCTCTATGTCTATGACCTGTCTGACTAGTTGGCTAGATTTGTAGTACCAGTCTACTGAGTGGACCTTTAgaccaattagacagctgttagTTATGGTCAAGATATAAGTGCTACTGTTGCatctttaagaatatatttttaaaatttttttatttttatttttttaataatatattatgcTTCTACTTGCTGTGGTTCACTGGTATCACAGTGGCAAAGATataattgcttttcttctttgtcagCCTCTATATCACCTACAAAAAGAAGTTTTTCTGATGAAAGTTGAAGTGTGCTCTAATCGATGCATATAAAACTAAGAACTTAGGGGGCAGCTTATTACTGTGTATGCttagtaaaataatattaaattctCCCCTAGGATAGGGTTTAGTTGACAGTGTCAGCTGTGAGTTTCAGCCTGTagagtgggtcttaaatccaatcctaaagtggttggttactcctataCATTCATGCCATTTTTTGTAACCAGTGAATATCTTGCCTGGACAttcattattgtagctcacagggttcGCAGCTAGGTAAGCCTTTGATCACTTTTGTTCCCTAACAGTATCATGGAACATTATAGCATTATGAAAGCTGCTCAGTAGGGATAAAGTTTTTAGGTCAGTACCATATTGATTTCTTCATGGCCAATGACTCAAGTATATTGTATCTTTGGTAATAAGGCCCATCAAGTTCTGGACGACAAGCAAGAGAGATAAGAGTATCCTGTAGTATGGGGATTTATGGGACCCCCATTGCCCAACAACTCAAAAAGAGGCTATTTATGCCTGGCACtgggcttttttcttttgaaaagctaTGGTATTTGGGAAAAGCATTGTTTCTCTACCATAGAGTAACTCTATATGAGCATCTTTGATATTCGTATATGTCCATATTTTAGGGCATTTCTGAAGTAGTAAGTTTACATATGGCTTTTCAAGTGTCTTGTTAGATATCCCTCCCcactgtaggcttagatttctcAAAACTTGctttaattatggttctttaCTGCTTCAATCTCCCTTCTACCTACTACCCACCAGGGGCAGGGGAatagaaaggttaataggaaatggGGGTTgtaaacctgtttagaaatagttctttggggagaTTCCAATCTTTgctgtcagcagtccagtccactagtaAAACACAAAACACGAATCAGTAGTGCCTGTCCAGTCTGCttggcaaacaccaaacatgaatcagcagcccaatccagaagaaaccatgaggctcaGCCAATTGTctgagtctgcagaagtggcaagaagtaATGGGAATAATAATGGTCTTTGGGGCTTTTCTCTCTACAATGGCATGATAaacaaagatcagtgaagaaagcaaggccAACCAATATAAGAACATCttcaatgaagaccagcaaagatttgctaggtgaaccaatgcaagagggttgtccactgtctgttgggttatacttatactcTTTTCAAATATCACATGacctctcaagcatctgcttcagcaaaacatcatatgctCTTTCaccaggaagcttccagaaaaaacACTACatgtctgttcttagcaaaacatgcctgcttcagcaaaatatcctctcatgagacagtttccagaaaaacatcacatgacacagctGAGTCTCCTATGAAACCAGAAATGCCCACTTCACTCACCCCTTACTCCTTCTTCTACTTGGTCTTCTCATGTCCCATCCTGTTTAAGCGTCCTCTTCCGTTATTTTCCTCCCCCTTCATATATCTTCATTCTTATTCCCCTCTTTTACATGAGATCCTTTTCATGGCCTCTAACTGGTTCCCTGATATTTTTAAGCATTccaatttaagaatatatatatatatatatacacacacatatatatgtatatatatatacatatacatatatatattccacatatGAAAGGGAGCATGTGGTAGTcatgtttatttctgggtctttgtcACCTTAGCCAAAATTATTATTGCCAGTCTATCCTTTTACTTGCAAATcccataattttgtttttatttttagtttaataatattccattatatataccacattttcactaTTTATTGGCCAATTGATAGATACCTGGGATGTTTGAATAtcttggccatttgtatttcttcatttgaCATCCAcggattatatatgtgtgtgtatatattatctatctgtctatctatctatctatctatctatctatctatctatctatctatctatctaattttctAGCCTGAACCCTTTACTCTATAGATTTAGGTTCCGGGAGACATGTTTTTCATAGAGCATATTGTGATCAAGGTTTTCCCTCCCTCATATCCTCTCAGATGCTTCTCACCTCCCCACCAGGAACATGTGGTGGCTGTGAGTGGCCTGCTTTTGAGTTGCTGCCAGGTGTGGCCACTGGGAGTCATGAGTAGAGCATGCTTGTAGGCACTAGGGAAGGACTAGGGATGGGCTAGAAGAGAGGGGGCTGAAAGAATCCAATGGGAAGAGTACAGCTTGATCTACTGTGAGGTTTGGTGCAGTGTCTAGGGAGTTCGGTCTGAGAGGGAAGTCAGAACTCTGCAAGTGGTCTGCTGCAGGGATAAGGATGAAACTGAGGAATTTGCAAAGGAGTGTTGGAAAGAATGTTCAGATCACCTTCCTGATGCCAAGGCCAGTGTAGCTGGTGGTTGGCAGTTACAGCGTGCTTCGGGGATTGGAGGCCGAAACAAAGGGATGGTGTAAAAAAACAAAGGCTTGGTTTCCCTCAAGGATCTTCACAGTCtccaggaaatggaggcagagagggTAGCAAGCTCTTGTAAATGGTTCCTAGGTAGGGGTGTTgagttttatttctattgttgGTATCTCTACATGGTCAGATCACTGGGCATGACCATCTATGTTTGTATGTAGGATGATCTTTGGTGAATGTAACAATTTGGTCATTAACCAAACCATGTTTATAGGCTATTTCTTTGGGTATATCCCTAGCATGCTCTTTCATTCAAATTGTGAGACAAGAGAATAGAAACTAAAGGGGACATTCAGATACAACTACCATACTCTCAAGTATTTCTCCTACTTCAACCTATCTCTGCTGGATGTGACCTGCATGGCAACCCATAGTCCTAAAGAGCCTTGTAGGCAGGACTGCCTCGCCCAAGTGATTTTACTTGGGTCTGGAGTACTgagctatttttcttctttgcatgGCTTATAACTTGGCCATCTGCCAGCTTTGCACCAGGGCACCATTATGAAATCAATACAAGTCCTCTGTGGCCTTGGAAACTTTTGTGTAGTTCATAGGCACTGTAAACTACTTAGTGCTCACCTATCTCATGTTGCCACTGTCCTTTTGTGGGTCCAATCTGATATCACAGTTCTTCTGCAAGATTCCATCAATATCATTACTATGTTGTAGTTCCACCTTCATCAATAATATCATAAGAGTCCTTGCAGGCATGTTTCTGAGAGGCCTAAATATCTTACTCACCATGCTTTCTTTTGGCTCCATAATCACCAGCATCCTGCTCATCTGCTCTGTTGAGGGCAAGAATGTCCATTCTCCACTGTTCTGCTCACCCAGTAGTGGTTAATCTGTATTACTCCACAGAGATCTACACCTATATCCATCCCACTGTAGGATCTGCTGGGCTCCTGGAAAAGGCCATAACCATTTTGTATAGCACTGTGACTCCATCTCTCAACCCCCTCATTCATACCATGAAAAACAAGGGATTCAAAGCAACCCTcgaaaaattattttccatttgaaaATAATTCCATTAGAGAGGAATTCTGTAAGATTAGAGAGGAAACAGCAGAAAGAAGACTTCATTTATGCATCCCTTGTCTACTGAGAATGTAGGCTAAGATGTTACCTCAGATCCCCTATCCAAATCTGTGCACAGAATTTGTTGATCTTTTAATTATTCTAGTAACTCTTAGGCATTCTCACATATCTAATACATTCAAATGTGTTTGAGTGTAAGTACAGTGCTCTCAAACATTAAGCTactttgtggcctcccttcccccagcctggaacctgcttgctcaagggtggagctacttgctcattcgtcctgccacgcctactgctggaacctgcctttgctgcctggaggcNNNNNNNNNNNttcttccgccccgtctagattcctctcttttcagttcgaactgccattctcagttgaaccgttcgtgttgtggactgccgGCAGGCCGCAACACTACTTCTGTGACTTACCAAacctgtaaatgtaacttttatttgtcaGATGTTATTGTCATcttagaggcttactgctgaataaactcaccctttctagttctttctgaactctggctggctggttcaattcagctgttctgtcTCAACCTCCTATCCAagctgattcaatctggcttttcttggcttctcacagaattgctctgcttggcatcAAACTAacctggctccttcttattctctggcttcagctgcctcGGCTGACCTGCACAGAACTGCATGAACTCATCTGAACTCAACTGCCTTCAATTTAACTGCACAAAAGTGTCCTGAACTGAGCGCAACTGAATTATACTGCACTGTCTGAACTCAACTGAATTGCACTGACTGAACTGCTCTCTACCtagatgtcattgtttgggactaaaggtatgtgctaaaGGCATACCTGTATTCCAGCCTGAAGAATTAAAGGTATAtggcattccagctggatcacatagacctagaaggtttttggatgtgatcccttgccagagcaagcatgttgctggattaaaattcctctacatgaaCCAAACTTCACTGCTAGTTAATTCTCGAGTGTAAGTTCTTTAGTGAGTTGTAATTAAATTCCTTAAATGTGTGTCCCAGCAGCCACTATGATGTTGTTATAGAGATGAGAGATCTCTACTCTCAGTGCATGCCTCCAGTAGGCTTTTGCAGCCCTagtttgcttctttgcttttttgCTATTATCATTTCATAACATTCATTAAAGCACAGCTTGTTTCTCAGGTTGAGGAAAGGATGCCATTACAGAAGAGATTAGGAGATTAGACCCAATAACACCTGATGCCTACCGAGCTTCCTCTTATTTCAACATACAGAGATGTCAGCCCAGAGCCAGATACCAGCAAAGT
Encoded here:
- the LOC110298561 gene encoding olfactory receptor 13G1-like translates to MMNGTLVTEFLILGFSEMPHLRVPLLFSFLCLYMAAISGNLLIMVTISASPALHTPMYFFLVNLAMVDILCTSTILPKLLDSMMTGRTISYGGCMAQLFFFTWSLGAELLLFSAMAYDRFVAICCPLHYSAWMGPRVCAFLAGIVWTISLTNTSVHTGLMLRLPFCSSNVIEHFFCEIPPLLKLSCAPTQLNEAMAFAADVFLAVGNFSVTILSYGFIVASILKIRSAEGKRRAFSTCSAHLIVVTMYYSTVIYTYIRPSSSYSLNKDKVVSIIYTSVAPTLNPLIYTLRNKDVKVALRRLLSCC